The Pseudoalteromonas ulvae UL12 sequence GTTGAAAGATGCATGGACATGAGCCATACCATCAGCAACTTGCTTTTTAACCTTCTTACGACGAATTGGTGCTTTTGCCATTGTCTTTACCCTTATCGCTTAATAGGCTTACGAGGACCCTTACGAGTACGCGCGTTAGTCTTAGTTCTTTGACCACGAAGTGGTAAAGAGCGACGATGACGAAGACCACGATAGCAACCAAGGTCCATAAGACGTTTGATATTTAATGTGATTTCACGACGAAGATCACCTTCAACGGTGTACTTGCCTACTTCTTCACGAAGTACATCAAGTAATTCTTCGTTTAATTCGCCGATTTTAGTTGTTTCAGCGATTCCTGTCGCAGCTAAGATAGCCTTAGAGCGAGTTTTACCAACACCATAAATAGCAGTTAATGCGATAACAGCATGTTTATGATCAGGGACGTTAATGCCAGCAATACGGGCCACTAACACATCTCCTATATTAGAATTTGATTATATTCTGTTGAAAAGCCCGTTAGGATACTCAACCAATAATCAAACTTCAACCAAGAACACAGGCTGAGCATTTTTATACTCAGCCTGTACGACTATTACTTAGCCTTGCCTTTGCTTGTGCTTAGGCTCACTGCAAATTACACGTACAACACCGGCACGTTTAATAACTTTACAGTTACGGCAAATTTTCTTAACGGAAGCACGAACTTTCATAACTCAACTCCGTAGACTGACCTTATCGACCGTAGCCTTTAAGGTTAGCTTTTTTCAGCACAGAATCATACTGATGTGACATCAGATGGGTCTGTACTTGTGCCATAAAGTCCATAATCACAACAACGATAATCAAAATTGATGTACCGCCGAAATAGAATGGCGTTTGCCATGCCATTGTCATGAACTCGGGCACCAGACAGATAAAGGTAATGTACAAAGCACCTGCCAATGTCAGGCGTGTCATCACTTTATCAATGTATTT is a genomic window containing:
- the rpsM gene encoding 30S ribosomal protein S13 — its product is MARIAGINVPDHKHAVIALTAIYGVGKTRSKAILAATGIAETTKIGELNEELLDVLREEVGKYTVEGDLRREITLNIKRLMDLGCYRGLRHRRSLPLRGQRTKTNARTRKGPRKPIKR
- the rpmJ gene encoding 50S ribosomal protein L36 — translated: MKVRASVKKICRNCKVIKRAGVVRVICSEPKHKQRQG